From the Candidatus Aminicenantes bacterium genome, one window contains:
- a CDS encoding nitroreductase — MLIDSITKRRSIRRYQEQPVTKEQLQRVLEAAQRAPTAKNRQDWKLVVVDDPARRNALVDAAAPHQPFMRQAPVILAACALNPEYIMRCGIPAFPVDLAIVLDHVSLQAAEEGLGTCWIGSFDQEPARLAMNIPDYVTIVQLMTLGVPNEDPPAKPRKLISELVFRNGWESR, encoded by the coding sequence ATGCTGATCGATTCCATCACAAAACGCCGCTCTATCCGTCGTTACCAAGAGCAACCCGTTACAAAAGAACAATTGCAACGGGTATTGGAGGCGGCCCAACGCGCGCCCACAGCCAAAAACCGCCAGGATTGGAAACTGGTTGTCGTGGATGACCCCGCCCGCCGTAATGCCCTGGTTGACGCGGCCGCCCCCCATCAACCCTTCATGCGGCAGGCCCCGGTAATCCTGGCTGCCTGTGCGTTGAATCCCGAATACATCATGCGTTGCGGTATTCCCGCCTTTCCGGTCGATCTGGCCATTGTGCTGGACCACGTCAGTTTACAGGCCGCAGAAGAGGGGCTGGGTACCTGCTGGATCGGATCATTCGACCAAGAGCCCGCGCGCCTGGCAATGAATATCCCGGATTATGTAACCATCGTACAGCTCATGACCCTTGGTGTGCCGAATGAAGACCCGCCCGCAAAACCCCGCAAGCTCATAAGCGAGCTTGTTTTTCGCAACGGCTGGGAATCACGTTAA
- a CDS encoding 7-carboxy-7-deazaguanine synthase QueE, translating to MKIADIFFSAQGEGLRMGHPAVFVRLAGCSLRCGFCDTPHALSGGTDMSVPVILEEVLRLAPFPGVQVVITGGEPLEQDLTQIVVTLARKGFFLSVETNGLHFQDLAIHWWAVSPKPAAAFRVHPAIRSLADEVKLVVVPELSLETVHQLRQCMPQSIFYLQPNARDEDGYATAWCFFDRCVREGIKDVRLGLQLQRIFKIP from the coding sequence GTGAAGATCGCTGACATTTTTTTTTCAGCCCAGGGAGAGGGTTTGCGTATGGGTCATCCCGCTGTGTTCGTGCGCCTGGCGGGCTGCTCTCTGCGTTGCGGATTCTGTGACACTCCCCATGCCCTCTCCGGCGGTACGGACATGAGCGTCCCGGTTATTCTGGAAGAGGTATTGCGTTTGGCGCCGTTTCCGGGTGTCCAGGTGGTGATCACCGGGGGGGAACCCCTGGAACAGGATCTGACGCAAATAGTGGTAACCCTGGCCAGGAAAGGGTTCTTTCTTTCCGTGGAAACCAATGGACTCCATTTCCAGGACCTGGCCATTCACTGGTGGGCGGTCTCACCTAAACCGGCGGCGGCGTTCCGGGTTCACCCAGCCATTCGCTCGCTGGCGGATGAAGTCAAACTGGTGGTTGTGCCCGAACTGTCACTGGAAACCGTGCATCAGTTGCGGCAGTGCATGCCGCAGTCAATTTTTTACTTGCAACCGAATGCCCGGGACGAAGACGGGTACGCGACGGCTTGGTGCTTTTTTGATCGATGCGTTCGCGAAGGCATCAAAGACGTTCGCCTGGGCTTGCAGCTTCAGCGGATTTTTAAAATCCCTTAA
- a CDS encoding 6-carboxytetrahydropterin synthase: protein MSWELVVKEKFSAAHYLEHYQGKCEHMHGHTFQVEVTLVGHSLDRSGISFDFSRVRERLRQILPDHCLLNDAVPGPPSAENLARHFYQQLKAEFPIQSVMVWESENAGARYREDR, encoded by the coding sequence ATGAGTTGGGAATTGGTGGTTAAAGAGAAGTTTTCCGCTGCACATTACCTGGAGCATTACCAGGGAAAATGTGAACACATGCACGGCCACACTTTCCAGGTGGAGGTCACCCTGGTCGGGCACAGCCTCGACCGCTCCGGGATCAGTTTTGATTTTTCCCGCGTGCGGGAACGGTTGCGCCAGATCCTCCCGGATCACTGCCTGCTCAATGACGCTGTTCCCGGTCCTCCCTCGGCGGAGAACCTGGCCCGTCACTTCTACCAGCAGTTAAAGGCTGAATTCCCGATTCAATCCGTCATGGTCTGGGAGTCGGAAAACGCTGGAGCTCGCTATCGTGAAGATCGCTGA
- the queC gene encoding 7-cyano-7-deazaguanine synthase QueC has protein sequence MKSPAAVVLFSGGLDSTTALYWALERFGSAAALTFSYEQTHGVEVEAARRVAAHVGVEWRLLNLPLGGWVKSALVGDGKEIPESLADSRKTSSVPPTYVPFRNGIFLSLAAAWAESRQIFHLVTGFNRIDTPDYPDTTMEFAARMEAAINAGTAVRQMRRRFQIHLPLVKLSKKMIVQLGLYLGADYSRSISCYRGGEVPCRRCASCESRFQAFAQLGLEDPLVTRLKKEGRYELGIGG, from the coding sequence ATGAAATCTCCGGCTGCGGTGGTTTTGTTTTCCGGAGGCCTGGATTCTACTACGGCTCTTTACTGGGCCCTGGAGCGGTTCGGCTCAGCGGCGGCGCTCACGTTTTCTTATGAGCAGACCCATGGGGTGGAAGTGGAAGCCGCACGCCGGGTGGCTGCGCATGTGGGTGTAGAATGGCGGCTCCTGAACCTGCCCCTGGGTGGATGGGTCAAATCAGCACTGGTGGGAGATGGAAAAGAGATTCCCGAATCACTGGCGGATTCGCGCAAAACATCCAGCGTGCCCCCGACGTATGTACCTTTCCGCAACGGCATTTTCCTTTCTCTGGCCGCGGCTTGGGCCGAATCCAGGCAGATCTTCCACCTGGTAACCGGTTTCAACCGCATCGATACGCCGGACTACCCGGATACGACCATGGAGTTTGCCGCCCGCATGGAGGCCGCAATCAACGCCGGCACCGCGGTCCGGCAAATGCGCCGACGGTTCCAGATCCATTTGCCCCTGGTAAAGTTATCCAAGAAAATGATTGTCCAGCTGGGGCTTTATCTCGGGGCTGATTACTCCCGGTCCATCTCTTGTTATCGGGGCGGGGAAGTGCCCTGCCGTCGCTGTGCCTCTTGCGAAAGTCGTTTCCAGGCGTTTGCGCAATTGGGTTTGGAGGATCCTTTGGTGACCCGTTTAAAAAAGGAGGGCCGGTATGAGTTGGGAATTGGTGGTTAA